The Nicotiana sylvestris chromosome 6, ASM39365v2, whole genome shotgun sequence genomic sequence cacctcccaaaccccgcaagctccaccacccaaaccagttccatatCCTCCTCCCCTAATCACTCTTGTCTTCGTAGCATCCCCATCTGATACACTACACCAATCTTCTAGTGAGCCTATGTTCCAAGCCCAAGATAACCAATAATACCCccagagcccactttcaaagcttcagAAGTTTATACTCATTGTTTTGATCTCCCTGCAGAAGCTAAAAAACCATCCAAAAATCCCgagcaggaggagatgttcagcaAAGTTAAAAGCTtcgaacaatcattcagagacatgcgagggttaggaggtcaagtaagtgtggcttacaaagacctgtgtctgtttccaaatgtgcaattaccggcagggtttaagatgcccaagtttgatttgtacgacgggcacggtgatccagtagcacaCTTGAGAGGTTTTtatagcaagatgaggggagatggaagaaaagatgaattgttgatggcatatttcagtcaaagtctgagtggatcggcgctggagtggtacacccggcaggatcacggaaggtgatatacatgggatgatctggcacaagcattcacttgtcacttccaatacaatcttgagatcgtTCCAGACCGACTGTCCTTGACAAAACTAGAGAAAAAGCacagtgaaagtttcagagagtatggtttccgatggagagAGCAGGTAACAAGAGTAGagcctccaatgaaagaaagtgagatggtggattatttcctacaggccttagaacctacttactatggttATCTGGTCTCAACTataggaaaatccttcaatgaagtagtgaagatgggaggtatggtagaagaggggctcaagtcgaataaaatcatgagttattcagctaTTAAGGCGACCACTCAGGATATTCAGGGCGGCACATGAGgaattgggaaaaagaagagagagaacgTAGTAATGGTTGATTCAAGAACTTGGTTCGGACCCGTAGGCTCATCTCACCACTATAATCAGCCTCGATCCCACCACCAAAGTTACCCTCATggcccatataatccaccccaacactactacccccactagAACCTcattttctgtccaccatgcccaaatatacaaccaacctcccacccacgcgcaatggcgtgcgcccattccccaaaacacatatctacccctacgagcctaccgaaaccttCCTGGAACAAGTTTCCGgcctaatcaagcatttaaggatgaaaggttgcagaaaacgaaaacctttactccattgggagagtcatatacTGGTTTATCCCACAGGCTAAGACAACTGGACATGCTGAGGCTGATACAGTCCAAAtttccaaatcctcccccgaAAAATCTTGATTATTCCgtaagttgtgagtattgttctggtactctaAGTCATGACacggagaagtgctggcacttaAAAAGTGTTATccaggagcttattgataccaatcgGATTGAAGTTCAAGTTCtcgaggcgcccaatatcaactggaatccgatgccagcccatcaggaggcaaatatgattgaaatagtgcaTGAGGGAGGGAAGCCCAggaagccgtcacaaaccgtcatgatgatttggTCCAGTGGGGTCAAGACAGTTGAACaatcaacaagtgagaaatcagtgCCCAAGTCAAGCGAAAGGAGTAGTGAACCATCCGTAATAGTTAAGAAGGGGACTTCGAGTGATGTTGCAGCAAAACAAGAAAGAATGAAAGTGgttgttgtcgcgcccccttttttctcgcgaaatcaggcTTGTGACATTTgtgaggacaactcgttccctttgggaattgggttttggaacttgaagagtcgccacctaatgattaagtgcattaggacactaagaagggtttgagtttgaagaaccagagtttgggtaagggctagaaattatctcgaggggaaggtgttaggcacccctcaagatccactagtgtggttcccggccatgttacaattgtgacttcacataatcaaataaacaattaagggctcaagtaagaaggggttcacatattattgcaagcaaattgaaagtttgaagagaataaagaaagcagaaattttaaggaaatagttcggacaataaaacaagttaaaagaaaggtggtcctaggtttacaaacaatatggatcacgtcaGTGCAAtaccggtaatcactcctcaaaagagaagttacacgtggtattagtgcaccggtcatcgtatatatatctaccctttcccaccccattaaggtattaagcgcggaatagtatcgttacttattgcttgctggtacccgccccaatcctatcaatcccggaggcatttgggactactagtcctaaaaggAAGGGAAatttggcttttcagagttttaaaaggataaaattctagggcgacaataaAAACGTATAAGGCAGGTATTGGGAGAACACATAGCAGTTTAAAGGGGTCAAACAagcctcctcatttaaagaaacaaattggctagcatgactcacaagtactggttatggtctgaattaaattaaagcgtaggataggctgattcatcacatatttctcagatgaggggTCTGAATAagccttccctggttgtaatttatcaaagactgatgcagttaattaCTTATCTActggcttgcctaggtgaaacttataggcatggtatctaacaatgcttactccgattttaaagaaggcttactgattatataaaaacataagaTTTGCAGATATTAGACAACATTGCAACTGATTTTAAACTCGTAGATGAAATAAGCGAATCAGATTCAAagggttactcctataggcatgatttctaagcgttgttgattttaagacGATTATGCAAGTGCagggagtcctatagacatggtatctagaaggAAATTGATTATCATTTTAACCTATGACCGTTTGCCTAATGATAaataaaaatgcagaagtgcaggacaCCTAtggtcatgatttctatatgcagaagtgcagaaacttataggcaggatttctacatgatgtgcataagtgcagaaactataggcagaatttctatatgacatgcatgagtgcagaaaacttataggcaggatttctacatgaTGTACGTGagtgcagaaaacttataggcaggatttctacatgaTATGCGTAAGTGCAGAGCTTGAAATAGTAACGCCTATGAGCATGATGtttaccctttgcatacataaatgaccctccccttttcaccataaccccataagttattacaacatattacagaccagaatgagtcaaggaaaagtaaaattacatcagaattTTAAGCTACAActaaggagcctaattcagactcaaggtttaacaatatgagatgaaccaacttccaggatcaggtttctaaagccttctcttatttggtatgtgtcaaagttcccaaaagtctcaaagggctccgggcaatgcttacatcCCAAAAACATTGTAGAaattaagagcatagtgcagtgtggaaatgccatccctcagatgtccaagttcagagggaactcaaggtcccaaagtaaggctcataagagaggggcagaacttagagtaTAAGAGTAAGTGAAAGTGCATAGGGGGGAATCAGGGAGAGCCATggtaggctggtggtcatgcccaacaattaggagtgttggcacacccctgaccagcctgttagccaaattttgagagttgggatccattgaggatcaggttcagacctaagcagcaatttggatgctgtcaggccatgaaccttaactcaaacacatagaagggagtaggTGTATGGGGAATTCATAACAAACATGtacaacagatgcaaagagagagtagcatattcaatacagaataTGAAAAACAAAGTAGACAggagtgtagcaactgtaaagtaaacacataaggATGGTTCTGAAATCAAAActaagacataccagtttcaaggaAACAAACAAGTGAaagctgaagtcttgtaaaccaagttgcaagcaaacagtacaaaagatctcagaagagagttGAGTATTAAAATTGAGAGGTGTGTGTGTAAAGTATTGTATtcgaagtgttgaactgaaggttcaaggtgtctaagtgTAGAAGGGTCGtaccccttttatagtgcagaaaacaagtaagaaaaggtaaaggaatagtttgcaatcaagcacacagaatctcccttcagttaagggattctgatttcaaatgggtagaagacaattaaggaaagaattggattaaaatctgTTCTAAAGTaacacaagaagggtaaatacacagggtttatttaaggaaaaagtCTAATGGTACACGGTTTGTGAAAAGATAAGGAAAGTGAATCAATCATACAGCCAGTAAAAATCGAAATTGTAGGCTttattcgaatgaaccaagtcaggaaaaggtaaagaaggttcaattagagaaaatcagtaacaatcaatcaaaccctatTAAAAGAAATTCGGAATCAATCAATATTTGGCAAAAccctttttgaaagaagaatttctcatatataaagcacacaaatatcaaGCAAAAAGGAATTGTCATGTTGATTAGAAAAGACTATCATAGAAAGAGTTCAGAGTCAAAGAGGTTTCAGTTCAATTTATAGACTCAGAATGAGTCTGAGAGTCTTGGGGTTCCAAAGTAGCCCTAGTCCAAAATAAAACTTGCCAAAACCCAaagcctagggttttcaactttaATCAGAAGCAGAGACGAGAAGACAGagaacaggctcagaggtctctttcagagactcatgagaaacCAACATACATGATAGCAGGTTTGAAGCAACAAAGTAAAAAGTTGATTTGAGGAGCATAAAGAACAGGTTCAAGAAATGTCGGAACTTAAGcaagttcagaagagaaaaagggTGATATAAGCTTAATAAATAGTAGTGAGACATCCTTAGAACTCCAACAAGAGCCCAGTAAAACAAACAAACTTAAGGAACTCAGCAAGAAACACATACAATAGAAGAATATTGGAAAGTATAGCAAAGAACATGTAGGAAAACATAACAAACATTAACATGCGAGCCTAATCTAGAGGCACAATAGAGTACAAAGGTACTGAAGAGTCATGTATAGTAGAAAGAAAACAGAAGAACAACAcatgcgtggtagaaaagaaaatacaCGAGCATAATAtatacaaacacacataaagaaaagaaaagaaagaatcaaAAAGATGTTTTGaaaacctttcagaaaccctaaatcgaagagaagcaATTTTTAAGATCTAagaaaacaaatagagaaaaacctcgaatagcttaggatttcgaagaaaccctagaaatgagaaaggcttggaagataGTCTGATCTGGAGTCGCCTGAGTTAGAAAAGGCTTCTAgtgcttgaatatgccggagcatggccggagaagccattgAACTTATAGATCTGAGAAGATCTGAAGGAGAACCATCGAGGTCAGACTTCAAAGCTTCGAACACCCAAAGCTTAATGATGGAGGGGGGTTAGTACGGGCCATCCATGGCTTGAGAAGCCAgggattccggtggaaacatggtagaataaggtgggagatggctagggtttcagagagcttgagagtgttttgagagacgaagggtttcaaggcggcgggtcaggtgagaatgagggagattagggtagtcgtttaggagttaaaaaggaaagggctagttttggccgttgatcttgagtgatcaaTGGTCAAGATTTAAGTGGTAGGTGGGGAACGGGTTGGGTTAAGATTTGAATTGGGTTGGTTTTAATTTGGTTGGAATTGGGGTCAAATTGAGGTTAGaattgaaaggaaatgaggctgtaattgaaatagaaata encodes the following:
- the LOC138870904 gene encoding uncharacterized protein — encoded protein: MTFVLQIMSDLERLQRDLAYRHVVRPNDVPRALGAFEALMSKGELIMSNQELDASSIDPSREVEELDVNSMKEEMYKLKQQMAEMYQAWEKGQPPPAYPANPAFIPPLTQTQEHPTVDSSAGFPIYHHYQGTTSQTPQAPPPKPVPYPPPLITLVFVASPSDTLHQSSKAKKPSKNPEQEEMFSKVKSFEQSFRDMRGLGGFKMPKFDLYDGHGDPVAHLRGFYSKMRGDGRKDELLMAYFSQNRLSLTKLEKKHSESFREYGFRWREQVTRVEPPMKESEMVDYFLQALEPTYYGYLVSTIGKSFNEVVKMGGMVEEGLKSNKIMSYSAIKATTQDIQGGT